The following coding sequences are from one Macaca mulatta isolate MMU2019108-1 chromosome 7, T2T-MMU8v2.0, whole genome shotgun sequence window:
- the FOS gene encoding protein c-Fos, translated as MMFSGFNADYEASSSRCSSASPAGDSLSYYHSPADSFSSMGSPVNAQDFCTDLAVSSANFIPTVTAISTSPDLQWLVQPALVSSVAPSQTRAPHPFGVPTPSAGAYSRAGIVKTMTGSRAQSTGRRGKVEQLSPEEEEKRRIRRERNKMAAAKCRNRRRELTDTLQAETDQLEDEKSALQTEIANLLKEKEKLEFILAAHRPACKIPDDLGFPEEMSVASLDLTGGLPEAATPESEEAFTLPLLNDPEPKPSVEPVKSISSMELKAEPFDDFLFPASSRPSGSETARSVPDMDLSGSFYAADWEPLHSGSLGMGPMATELEPLCTPVVTCTPSCTAYTSSFVFTYPEADSFPSCAAAHRKGSSSNEPSSDSLSSPTLLAL; from the exons ATGATGTTCTCGGGCTTCAACGCAGACTACGAGGCGTCATCCTCGCGCTGCAGCAGCGCGTCCCCGGCCGGGGATAGCCTCTCCTACTACCACTCACCCGCCGATTCCTTCTCCAGCATGGGCTCGCCTGTCAACGCGCAG GACTTCTGCACGGACCTGGCCGTCTCCAGTGCCAACTTCATTCCCACGGTCACTGCCATCTCTACCAGTCCGGACCTGCAGTGGCTTGTGCAGCCGGCCCTCGTCTCCTCTGTGGCCCCATCGCAGACCAGAGCCCCTCACCCCTTCGGAGTCCCCACTCCCTCCGCTGGGGCTTACTCCAGGGCTGGCATTGTGAAGACCATGACAGGAAGCCGAGCGCAGAGCACTGGCAGGAGGGGTAAGGTGGAACAG TTATCtccagaagaagaagagaaaaggagaatcCGAAGGGAAAGGAATAAGATGGCTGCAGCCAAATGCCGCAACCGGAGGAGGGAGCTGACTGATACACTCCAAGCG GAGACAGACCAACTAGAAGATGAGAAGTCTGCTTTGCAGACCGAGATTGCCAACCTgctgaaggagaaggaaaaactAGAATTCATCCTGGCAGCTCACCGACCTGCCTGCAAGATCCCTGATGACCTGGGCTTTCCAGAAGAGATGTCTGTGGCTTCCCTTGATCTGACTGGGGGCCTGCCAGAGGCTGCCACCCCAGAGTCTGAGGAGGCCTTCACCCTGCCTCTCCTCAATGACCCAGAGCCCAAGCCCTCAGTGGAGCCTGTCAAGAGCATCAGCAGCATGGAGCTGAAGGCTGAGCCCTTTGATGACTTCCTGTTCCCAGCATCATCCAGGCCCAGCGGCTCTGAGACAGCCCGCTCTGTACCAGACATGGACCTATCTGGGTCCTTCTATGCAGCAGACTGGGAGCCCCTGCACAGTGGCTCCCTGGGGATGGGGCCCATGGCCACAGAGCTGGAGCCCCTGTGCACTCCGGTGgtcacctgtactcccagctgcacTGCTTACACGTCTTCCTTCGTCTTCACCTACCCCGAGGCTGACTCCTTCCCCAGCTGCGCAGCTGCCCACCGCAAGGGCAGCAGCAGCAATGAGCCCTCCTCTGACTCGCTCAGCTCACCCACGCTGCTGGCCCTGTGA